The DNA region aaaagtgcgtttagggagacttgatccatAGACTAATTAAAGACTACTCACTCcgaacaaaattttccaaaaagtatgACTCATAAGCTGTGAACCGCGGGTACAACGTTGAACCCCATATCGGCTCGCCCCTCGTATGACAGATCGACCTGGCAGCGCTGGCTTTTTCAATTTCGTTTTGTGCTGATTTACGCGCGCATCTTGTTTGTGTTGTTTTGCTTTGCAATAAGTTAATCAGCAGTGCAGGGATTATTGTTTAGCGAGCCAAATCTATTCAACACGAACACCTTGATCGCCCGCGGCCTCGCCGCCGGATGTGCCAATGCGTGCCCTCATCTCGAATCCGGTTAACTCAACGGTCCCGATTGCCTGCGACACTCTGCCCAAGGCTGCAGTTTTGGACCCAAAGCGCGTGTTGGCCATTTCCATGCTGGACATTGACCGTGCCGGAGTCGACCCACAAGAGGTCAACATTCCGGTCTTTTCCGCTCGGATATTACCAAGGCCACTTACTTCTCCACGCCGCTGCTGCTGGGCAAGAACGGTCTCGAGAAGAACCTTGGTCTGCCCAAGGTGAACGCCAACGAGAAGGAGCTGCTCAAGAAGGCCATTCAGGAGCTGAAGAAAAACATCCAGAAGGGCGAGGAGTTGGTCAAGAAGAAGTGAATTTTTAGATcaagttgaaaatatttgtaaccaacaattgaaaataaaatttgaagtacATGATAAAAAGTATCCGCGTATTTGTTTTCTTTGTAGTAAAATTTATTCTCATTCTACATTCTTGGACTTAGCGGCGGCGGCGGGTTTCGGTTCCGTGACGGGGTGGCTTCCTCTAAGTCTCCCTCTACATGGGACAAACTGTGCTGACCTCCGCTAGTAACTTTAAGGATGCGCATGCCCTGCACCTGCTTGCTGACAAGTTGCGTTGTTCGTCTTCCTCGTTGCCAGTTCCAAGTTGCTGGTTCGAGCTCATGCCCCCGGGTTCGGAATGGCACTTCGGGGCAAAGATCTTGGGCCTGTTGAGGTTTTTGAAGTAGATTCAGTACGTCGAGGCCCAGATGGCGTCTGCAAGGACTTTCTTGCCTTTCTGGATGAAGATCCCGGCTTGAAGAAGGTCAGTCTTGCCCCGGCAGTATCAACCGGAGGCGGGCCACGACTAGATACGCCGCTTTGCTTGGTAAACCCGACGGTGTTCACGTGGTCGTTTTCTGGGAGGATGACGATTGACAGCCCGAAATGATCTCGATCGGGAGTCACTTCTTGCCCTCGATGGTGAGGCCCATGTTGCCGTTCGAATCCCGGAATGACCTTCAGGCGTAGGCGTGTCTATCTTTCAGTAGACAAACGGAATCGCTAGAAATTCGACCACCCTCAGGATCCCCCCCGAACGATGGTTCACTCTAGTAATTACCGTCCGCATCTGGAACATTTTCCgtttaattcaaaacaaaacaaaaacaataacattGCGTGAAATGTCATGTCAACGTCAGAGCTGCCAGTTGATGACATTTCGAtctgtcatttttgacagtgaaccggccgtgccgaggggtcataaaaaggttgagtcatggttcagagcctactgtgtagtcttttattagtctatgcctgggtgctgaaaagacagaatgcgtaacgtgatttcagaatgatccccactgcccctcactaatacaactgcactacagctgtaaacataaacaaagtagaaggctttgttcaagctcaagcgtgacatattttttgctgctgaagtgactcgttttgaaacattttggatctgatgatattaaagttttcgctgaaaaattaagttcttcgtgcttttttgttcgtagactaaacgatgggcggttAAAAGAGTCCTTCTTTGTTTTCAACGTGATGCaatattgcgtcagaagtgggggaattttgtgaatcagaagagcaacggGATGGAAATTACGAGATTATAtatctttgaagcgcagtgataatacaggagtaagattattcaatattatttggcaggtgccattcacagttactgataattcgtcttaaacaatttgtaaacataggttttgactgagacatagcgcttatgGAAATGTTAGCAACGAATTAAGACAATCTCGATTTCATCCCTTTTCTTAATACTGACCCAAAAGCTCGACGCCCTCcacttttttattcctgacaaaataaattatagatcgattacaatacttgccaattcttggcatcatttttcaaacagtaaattggttccgctttgacagttctaaattgaggccgctttgcggacaactattccgCACCCAGGTCTAtgcttgatccctgcattttttacagtcactggaatcagcctcaagattaaataattgggctgggttttcgtacatagtttcctttagtatagttgtacataactaactgcagtttgaaccatgtCAGCCAAACAatagtgtttgttattgtttacattgcgtgtctaacttcaaacattttgtttCCCCCTTGTTTCCCCCTAGGGAGGAAGCCATCGTGATGGCCAACCTGCGCAAGCGAGTCGCCGCCTGTGACCTGAACAAGAACGGCCGCCGGAACATACCGGCGCCGAACCTGGACGACATCAGCATCAACGACACCGGTCAAACGCAGGACCAGCTTGACCAACGCCCGCTACTCCCCAAACCAGCCAGTTCGACCACCCTGGACCGGAAGGACCGCCAGAAGAACGGCGGCACCGGAATCACTACGGTCGGTACGGAGGATGGCGGTGAGGGCTCGCCCAAGGTGAAGATCGTGATGGACAAGGACTTTATCTTCGAGTGCATGTGCTGGCACAACGAGTACCGGATGAGGCACGGGGCGCCGGCGCTGTCCATTTCGGCGGAACTGTGCGAGATGGCAAACCAGTGGGCGAACCACCTGGCCAACACCAACGAGCTGTACTACCAAATCGGCTCCAACTACGGGCAGAACATATTCTGCTGTCCGGCCAACTCGCTGCTGACGGATTTGTCCGGTAAGTTTTTCTGGAAAACCAGGGGGACTATGATCACGATCTACGAACTATTAAGAAAGTTGTGCTCCTGACAGAACATTAAATAACTCTGAAATCCACGTCAGTTGTGATTATACCGAAATCGGTTGGGATTTTACCGAAATCGGTTGTGATATTACCAAAGTTAGtagttttcagatttttgacatTGACATTCAAAATGAAATCTCAAACAATttggtaaagtttttttttaaataccgatTGGTTTGTCATTCGCACTGAGaacaattttaatacttaaaataacCGGATGGTTAGTAAATTTGGCCTGACTTTTGGTAGAATGAAACTACGGGTTGTTCTAGAAGTCTGAATTGAAGTTGTAATTTAGGTTATGAATCATCGGTATTACAAACAATGATCAAAGTCCCCCTAACTAACGATATTTCGATGATAACTAAATGATTGCCGATTGGCCTCTTCCGGGGGTTCAAACACCACAGGGCAAGAGGTGGCCACGTACTGGTACAGCACCAACCGGCGGTACGACTACTTCAAGGAGCCGCACCTGTTGCACACCAACGTCAACACGGGCCACTTTTCCCAGATGGTTTGGCGGGCGAGCCGGTACTTTGGCGTTAGCAAGTCCATCTCCAAAACGGGCAAACTGTTCGTGGTGTCGTACTACTACCCGGCGGGGAACGTGATGGGCGAGTTCCGGCAGAACGTGCTGCCCCCGATCGTGGCCACCGACGCCGACCCGCACCTGTCGCGGCCACCCTCCAGCAAGGACCTGGAGAATCTGAGTGCTTCCCACTGAGTAAATAAGAAACGGTGTTCCATTATGTAACATATAAGATACTTCCTAAGCCACAGACTAACCCCATGGATTTCATCGTTTTTAAAGAAACTATTAACCAACAAGCCACGTGTACAGATGTTGTAGAGCTGCGCACTCTGTCCTgtctgtttttcagtttttgttcgtGATGTTACTGTTGATGTTCTCtaggagaaaaataaaacacatgaGCTTGAACCCTTTTACCAGCTATACAACATCCCTGTAAAACCATTCGAACAAAAAACTCTTTCTACAGTGAAGAAGCTGTATACTCGTGCAAACCTATATAACTAATGAAAACAGCCTCGCTTAGAAGTAACCGTGTCTttccacagttttttttttttgttttagttcaCATCTTTCaaaatccaaaaagcaaaagaagAACTAGCATTAGGCAGCTATAGCTAATAAAAACGTGAATAACATTTTGGAAAGCTACAATCGACACACACCATACCAATAAGAAAAACCAGCAAGCATTAATATTTATAATCACGTTAAAACTCATTAGACTGCTTCCAGTTGTGAAAACGTAAAAGTAacagaacataaaaaaaatacataagaaATCAACCGAAATTACCGTACCGATGGAAACTAATTGTTTACTAATTGTGTGGCACAAAGCGTTTGACGAGAGGGTATTATTAGCACTTCAGGCGATTTAGTTAAGTCGAAATTATGCAAGCGAAATTGAAGTGTGAGAATTTGCGGGCATACGGAATGTGTCAGGAAAATCACCTATTTGTTGGTCTTCGAGGTAAATTGAAAACGGTTAAGAACATATTAGAGCAAGCAAAATTTGAAGTGATAATTGCAACCGTCATTTTAATAAGCTTAAAaagacaatttcaaaacattaaccAGAAAATAATTTCAGCTCTTGCAAAAGCTTAAAAGTCTGTATCAGAAGAAAATATATGTTATGTTCTTTCAGTGTTTGCGATTAGACAGAAAAGAATATCAGAATAATTTGCATACATTTTCGTATTACTtcataaatttgaattaaatttaagtgaCTATTAGAGACCTCTTTTGTATGCTCTTGAAATTAAGGCTGCTACAAATGTTATACaatgtttttgtccctcggctctggtcgTGGTCGAGGTTATGCAAAATATATCAATAAGTtctagaaaatatattttttccaacgTCTTTTACCGGTATTAAGttccaaatattaaaaaaataatttattattttaaaaggcaTTAACAGGCGTAATTTCATAAATCGACTGCCTATTCTGAGTAGTTAACAATCGATTTTACTCTTTTTTCAATaaagattaaaattttgttttcgccccctgattttttaagtaattttgaGGGGGGAGGGCCAAACAGATGTTTTAAAGAATGCAATATATCGAAAAAATATGGCCGCAATCTATTTGCTTTTTACCTTTCCGTCTTTTCTCTActgaaataatttaataaacatttAACAAGAAGTTTGGGATTATTGTGCATgattttgttcagaaaatttaaaaattgtttcaaaaactttaacattTCCAATGTAATGAAGAACTTTTcgaatgacaaaaaaattaacatttccaatgtattgaagaatttttcgaacgacaaaaaatgaaaaatttcccgatcttttctacaattttttcaaaatgttatatttCAAATGATTGCTGCAATTTAGTTATTTCTATATGCCTTAGTCTTGTTCAGCCAAAGTTGAAttaagaaaaatacattttttttaaacttttggaaAATTACATTCAACAAGTAAAATCATCATCAAgataatctaaaaaaatttgacatgtttttttttttcaaaatgcaaaatttcatattttttctatcGATGCCCATCTAGAAGTGAGGTTTGattattaaaaagttaaatttattaattctaTCATATTTTAAGCGTAAAAAGCCAGACAAATGCATGTTTTAcaaaacaagaagaaaaaatgttaacgtgaatttattttatagaaatctgattttttcatgattttttcctgttctatagtttatttttttaaaaatggattGAAAACATATACCAATAAAAGCAAATAATTGCAGTTGCTTTTAGCACATAAATcaattgcaaatatttgttaAGAAAATCAGGAAATGATGggacatttttcgatatttccaATAACTTATtcccaacattttaaaatctacAACCCACAGTTTAGAAAATCCAGCCAATTAGCCAAATGTTATTCGTTATATTTTAATtatataacaaaatttcacttttcatttttaaagctGTTCGTATAACATTAGTTATATTGAACACAAAAAGTACACCAATCAGAACATATTTTCAAGATCGATTTTTGTTCGGgaagtaataataataatatttttaaatttaaataagtgtgttacgcttcagaaattaattacactgattttttttattaaaaatcataataaaattcaaacaattttttcaatcaaaaattaattataGAAAAAAACGTGAAGACTCTAACCAAGTGAAATTTATCTTACAgctgaaaatacaaaatttgttGTCATCAAAAACACATTCATTTCAAAGATAATCCGTTGTTTTATGAAACTTAATAGTGGGATTTTCCTAACACATCCAAAGAAAAACTGAGTTAACATGAAAATCTCCAACTGCAATGGATTCAATCGACAACTCAAAGCCCGAAGTAAACGAAACGCACTCCAATTGAATATTTTAGACAAATTTTAAGCCCAATCTATTTTCTAAGAAAATAGCACTACGAACAGAACGAAAGTACCATAGGTTAACGGGGAAAAGCTCAGCAAGAGCTAAATCCTGTCCTGACACACGCACGCATCTTTCGACAGCAAACTtcaagcgagagagagagaaagagagaacagTAAAATCGCATGACAAGAAGGTTAGTTATAACACATTACCATAACCTATCCCCAGAGGTCGGACGAACCCCCGGACACCCCTGGGGTTTAGCCACCTGCCACCGTGAGAAAGCAATTGGACACCGTTTTCAAACTCCCCCAAAGTTTTTCTAAGATTGAACCAAGTGTGGAAGAGTGGTCAGAAGTAGTTAGTAATCAATATTTAGCGATATTAGACTAAGCGGTTAGAACTGAGAAGAGGATTGTGAAATGTATGAGAGAGGGAGTTTTTTATACCTAACTATACTGTAACGAAACTAGAACTAGCCGTACGAAAAACACACTGTAATTTATAAgtgaaaaagttaagaaaaatcCAATTCATCGCACCATggcaaaacatgaaaaaaacaacattacaaaaacaaaactcaTAAAAAAGAAGAAAGTGAACCATGGCAAAGATTATTATTATCGCCACGCTTTCGACAGTTTGgttattcgtttttttattcaacaCACAATAAATTCAAACAACGCCGTCAAAAGCATCGAAGAAACGCGAATTCAACTTTCAGAGGGTCCTAGAGCATTAAAACAAATTTGCCACCCCTCCCCCACAGTTAGCGATTAATTTGCCACCCACCCGAGAAAAGGAAAAGAAAATCACCGGAATAAATGTAAATCCGACTCCGGGTTGTGCTAAAAATAGTCTCGCCGTGAAAacaactaaaacaaaaaaagaggaAAAGGTGAAAATCGACGGAAAAGTGGCCCGCCGTGAGGTACCAACTTGTGAAAATGAATGTGTCGTGTTGTGTGTGATTCTGACAGTTTTTGTTTCAGCAAAGAAAGTATAATGGCAACGATGTAATTTTCCACATGATTtgtgattcatttgattcatttgattcatttgattcatttgattcatttgattcatttgattcatttgattcatttgattcatttgattcatttgattcatttgattcatttgattcatttgattcatttgattcatttgattcatttgattcatttgattcatttgattcatttgattcatttgattcatttgattcatttgattcatttgattcatttgattcatttgattcatttgattcatttgattcatttgattcatttgattcatttgattcatttgattcatttgattcatttgattcatttgattcatttgattcatttgattcatttgattcatttgattcatttgattcatttgattcatttgattcatttgattcatttgattcatttgattcatttgattcatttgattcatttgattcatttgattcatttgattcatttgattcatttgattcatttgattcatttgattcatttgattcatttgattcatttgattcatttgattcatttgattcatttgattcatttgattcatttgattcatttgattcatttgattcatttgattcatttgattcatttgattcatttgattcatttgattcatttgattcatttgattcatttgattcatttgattcatttgattcatttgattcatttgattcatttgattcatttgattcatttgattcatttgattcatttgattcatttgattcatttgattcatttgattcatttgattcatttgattcatttgattcatttgattcatttgattcatttgattcatttgattcatttgattcatttgattcatttgattcatttgattcatttgattcatttgattcatttgattcatttgattcatttgattcatttgattcatttgattcatttgattcatttgattcatttgattcatttgattcatttgattcatttatgAACTCTACAATGGTGCCAATGTAATTTTCATTCTGACGTCATTGAGGACATCCTCAAAAGTGTGAGAGCAAGTTCGTTAAAATGATAAATTGATTATGCCTCGAGAAGAACGTCTGTCCATCACTGCTATTTTTAGACTGAACATCAGAAATCAAATTAAGCAATTAACTCAAGTCATGCAACGTGGGCCAGATTGTAACGACGTCGCTCAAACAAAGtgcagattttttattatttttctcttGCTGTCATGTCCATAACGTGTTAATCATCACGTCGTCATCGTGCACCAGTGCGTTTCCGTGTtatgttttatacatttttgttcaaacaaaaccGACAGCAAACACGTGTCACCTTCCCACGTGTAAGGACAACAGCATGCACAGCGAACACAGGGGACTTGATTGTTCAAACAATTGAATTAGTTCTCGTGCAGTGCTGCTAGTTTACACTGGTGAATAGTTGCTGTAAAACATAGATAGCAATTTAAGTGTTATTTCGTAGAACATgtttaaaatatgcaattttgcacgattttttaattaatttgaatatttaatttattagcttatcaaaaaaagtgtaaataatAATTTCATAGAAACTTTAGTAAAAGTACACGATCTCCAAGTTTATGTTACCCTGAATCTAGCTATCAGGTGGTGAAGAGGCACTCCACCTTGACCTTTATTCCGGGCAAGGATTCTCCCTGAGCTGCATGGGTCCCAGTCCTGGCGCATCGCATCGCACAAACCAGAGTCCCAGAGTGTGTGGCAGTTGAAAATGTGCAATATGCAAACGAGTAACGAGCGTCTCGAAAAGTTGCACGGGTATTGTTTGCTTGCCAATGAAAAGGATGAACGGAgctgctgctttttttctggccACATTTTTCCCAGCTGTTGTGAGAAATGGCCTGCGGGGTGGTAGTTGAGTGCAGTTGAGACGAAATTGAAAACCAGTTGTTCTTGGCACTCAATCAAAATCGCTTTAATTCAATGAGATATCTGCAATCTGCATATTTTCCGTTTTGTCAGCCCAACCAGTCGACACCATCGTACCCCCGGACACCCTAGAAGGGGAACGGGCGAAGTGATGGTGAGTCGGGAAATGGCATcaagctttttttgaaaatgcagaaAAGGTCCCTTCGAAAGGTGAGGTTAAAGTGTCCACAATGTTTGCTCTTGCATGAACAATTTGAGCTTTCAACTCGTGCTGTGGTTTGGATTGAGGATTTGGTCAGAGTTTAATTTCACCATTTTGTGTTTATACAATTTTGCTAACAGCAACAGCTTTATTTAAAGTAGATTTGGTGCAACATTTCGTTTAACCAAtcctaataaattttaaatatcattTGTACACCTATAatgtcaaatcaaatcaaattattcactctacagaattgcttgattgttgaggcaattgcaaacatcCCTTtccaccttagcttccatccaccccgggattcgaactgacgacctttggatacTTGGAACTGCTTACCAGCGACTcgaccgagacaggacccagggagacgaatcCTACGCCTTGACTGAGCTAtggacctaacctctaggtaaAACCGGGGCCAACATGTACTTCTCCGTCCGACGGCAGgcatgatcagacaaatctcgtctcgaaaaatgccaccgggaccttctgggattgaacccaggccggcTGGGTGAGAgccaaccacgcttacccctacaccacaagTCCCGGTACACCTATAATGTGTTATATAGTTTATTgctacacagttaaaaaagttcaatattGGAATGGTTGTATACTacattatttaagaaaaaaaaatcatcaaagttGATGAGtaatatgtaaaattacacgtttaaaaatgaaatttttctcttttttctgacacaaaatctgtaaaattccCCAAACTTAATAAATATTACCAATAATTCTGTTATTGTTACTCCGCTTCGGAT from Culex quinquefasciatus strain JHB chromosome 3, VPISU_Cqui_1.0_pri_paternal, whole genome shotgun sequence includes:
- the LOC6039862 gene encoding uncharacterized protein LOC6039862, producing MALQKKLSSNEFELSSINKMNNNSGGGGQAGSSSGTANNDPNGNGITGIISSGNNSNNNSGAKVPVKKIQFSTPEFSITPIEAIPGQAVKPPPNRRREEAIVMANLRKRVAACDLNKNGRRNIPAPNLDDISINDTGQTQDQLDQRPLLPKPASSTTLDRKDRQKNGGTGITTVGTEDGGEGSPKVKIVMDKDFIFECMCWHNEYRMRHGAPALSISAELCEMANQWANHLANTNELYYQIGSNYGQNIFCCPANSLLTDLSGQEVATYWYSTNRRYDYFKEPHLLHTNVNTGHFSQMVWRASRYFGVSKSISKTGKLFVVSYYYPAGNVMGEFRQNVLPPIVATDADPHLSRPPSSKDLENLSASH